A genome region from Anolis carolinensis isolate JA03-04 chromosome 6, rAnoCar3.1.pri, whole genome shotgun sequence includes the following:
- the LOC134299922 gene encoding paired immunoglobulin-like type 2 receptor alpha isoform X1: MRPRRALLLPQALLLLMLLLQRRTLTLAGADPAKSHTDFPYCRNPEKEKCVVCAEDFQLWQPCEVRAGASGSVVLPCAFRQSWGRMLEVQVLWRVGSFHSQVFVFNETSQGRPWVHANFSGRVSLVGDPWSGNASLLIRDLRQADSNAYFCRVAVWLEKHKWEVWQGINGTRLNVTAMAPLPPSRPPGTEVPPPTLSPLGPALGASAVLLALVLLGLGLFLARRRGSCRRPPPGRSGQIVEKEEPCGGAEYEEGGTKGSKAPPPPPPEDPHLFYAALTLSEARREGEARPPPSETTYAAIRT, translated from the exons ATGCGGCCCCGAAGGGCTCTGCTCCTGCCCCaggcgctgctgctgctgatgctgCTTCTGCAAAGGA GGACCCTGACCCTCGCTGGAGCGGATCCTGCCAAGAGCCACACAGACTTCCCTTACTGCCGGAACCCGGAAAAAG AGAAGTGCGTGGTCTGCGCGGAGGATTTCCAGCTCTGGCAGCCCTGCGAGGTCCGGGCGGGGGCCTCGGGGTCGGTGGTCCTGCCCTGCGCCTTCCGCCAGTCCTGGGGCCGAATGCTGGAGGTCCAGGTCCTCTGGCGCGTGGGCTCcttccacagccaggtcttcgtCTTCAATGAGACGAGCCAAGGGCGCCCGTGGGTCCACGCCAACTTCTCCGGGAGGGTCTCCCTGGTGGGCGACCCCTGGTCTGGAAATGCCTCCCTCCTCATCCGGGACCTGCGCCAGGCCGACTCCAACGCCTACTTCTGCCGCGTCGCCGTCTGGCTGGAGAAACACAAGTGGGAGGTGTGGCAGGGCATCAACGGCACCCGCCTCAACGTCACCGCCATGG CCCCTCTCCCCCCGTCTCGCCCCCCAGGAACGGAGGTCCCGCCGCCCACCCTCAGCCCCCTTGGCCCCGCGTTGGGGGCGTCTGCGGTCCTGTTGGCGCTGGTTCTGCTGGGCCTGGGGCTCTTCCTCGCCCGGAGAAGAG GTTCTTGCCGAAGACCCCCACCAGGGAG AAGTGGCCAAATTGTGGAGAAGGAAGAGCCCTGCGGGGGGGCCGAGTACGAAGAAGGGGGCACCAAgg GCTccaaagccccccctcccccaccccctgaGGACCCCCACCTCTTTTATGCCGCCTTGACCTTGTCCgaagccaggagggagggggaggcgcGCCCCCCGCCCTCAGAGACCACTTACGCCGCCATCCGGACCTGA
- the LOC134299922 gene encoding paired immunoglobulin-like type 2 receptor alpha isoform X2: MRPRRALLLPQALLLLMLLLQRRTLTLAGADPAKSHTDFPYCRNPEKEKCVVCAEDFQLWQPCEVRAGASGSVVLPCAFRQSWGRMLEVQVLWRVGSFHSQVFVFNETSQGRPWVHANFSGRVSLVGDPWSGNASLLIRDLRQADSNAYFCRVAVWLEKHKWEVWQGINGTRLNVTAMGTEVPPPTLSPLGPALGASAVLLALVLLGLGLFLARRRGSCRRPPPGRSGQIVEKEEPCGGAEYEEGGTKGSKAPPPPPPEDPHLFYAALTLSEARREGEARPPPSETTYAAIRT, encoded by the exons ATGCGGCCCCGAAGGGCTCTGCTCCTGCCCCaggcgctgctgctgctgatgctgCTTCTGCAAAGGA GGACCCTGACCCTCGCTGGAGCGGATCCTGCCAAGAGCCACACAGACTTCCCTTACTGCCGGAACCCGGAAAAAG AGAAGTGCGTGGTCTGCGCGGAGGATTTCCAGCTCTGGCAGCCCTGCGAGGTCCGGGCGGGGGCCTCGGGGTCGGTGGTCCTGCCCTGCGCCTTCCGCCAGTCCTGGGGCCGAATGCTGGAGGTCCAGGTCCTCTGGCGCGTGGGCTCcttccacagccaggtcttcgtCTTCAATGAGACGAGCCAAGGGCGCCCGTGGGTCCACGCCAACTTCTCCGGGAGGGTCTCCCTGGTGGGCGACCCCTGGTCTGGAAATGCCTCCCTCCTCATCCGGGACCTGCGCCAGGCCGACTCCAACGCCTACTTCTGCCGCGTCGCCGTCTGGCTGGAGAAACACAAGTGGGAGGTGTGGCAGGGCATCAACGGCACCCGCCTCAACGTCACCGCCATGG GAACGGAGGTCCCGCCGCCCACCCTCAGCCCCCTTGGCCCCGCGTTGGGGGCGTCTGCGGTCCTGTTGGCGCTGGTTCTGCTGGGCCTGGGGCTCTTCCTCGCCCGGAGAAGAG GTTCTTGCCGAAGACCCCCACCAGGGAG AAGTGGCCAAATTGTGGAGAAGGAAGAGCCCTGCGGGGGGGCCGAGTACGAAGAAGGGGGCACCAAgg GCTccaaagccccccctcccccaccccctgaGGACCCCCACCTCTTTTATGCCGCCTTGACCTTGTCCgaagccaggagggagggggaggcgcGCCCCCCGCCCTCAGAGACCACTTACGCCGCCATCCGGACCTGA
- the LOC134299922 gene encoding natural cytotoxicity triggering receptor 3-like isoform X3 produces MRPRRALLLPQALLLLMLLLQRRTLTLAGADPAKSHTDFPYCRNPEKEKCVVCAEDFQLWQPCEVRAGASGSVVLPCAFRQSWGRMLEVQVLWRVGSFHSQVFVFNETSQGRPWVHANFSGRVSLVGDPWSGNASLLIRDLRQADSNAYFCRVAVWLEKHKWEVWQGINGTRLNVTAMAPLPPSRPPGTEVPPPTLSPLGPALGASAVLLALVLLGLGLFLARRREVAKLWRRKSPAGGPSTKKGAPRAPKPPLPHPLRTPTSFMPP; encoded by the exons ATGCGGCCCCGAAGGGCTCTGCTCCTGCCCCaggcgctgctgctgctgatgctgCTTCTGCAAAGGA GGACCCTGACCCTCGCTGGAGCGGATCCTGCCAAGAGCCACACAGACTTCCCTTACTGCCGGAACCCGGAAAAAG AGAAGTGCGTGGTCTGCGCGGAGGATTTCCAGCTCTGGCAGCCCTGCGAGGTCCGGGCGGGGGCCTCGGGGTCGGTGGTCCTGCCCTGCGCCTTCCGCCAGTCCTGGGGCCGAATGCTGGAGGTCCAGGTCCTCTGGCGCGTGGGCTCcttccacagccaggtcttcgtCTTCAATGAGACGAGCCAAGGGCGCCCGTGGGTCCACGCCAACTTCTCCGGGAGGGTCTCCCTGGTGGGCGACCCCTGGTCTGGAAATGCCTCCCTCCTCATCCGGGACCTGCGCCAGGCCGACTCCAACGCCTACTTCTGCCGCGTCGCCGTCTGGCTGGAGAAACACAAGTGGGAGGTGTGGCAGGGCATCAACGGCACCCGCCTCAACGTCACCGCCATGG CCCCTCTCCCCCCGTCTCGCCCCCCAGGAACGGAGGTCCCGCCGCCCACCCTCAGCCCCCTTGGCCCCGCGTTGGGGGCGTCTGCGGTCCTGTTGGCGCTGGTTCTGCTGGGCCTGGGGCTCTTCCTCGCCCGGAGAAGAG AAGTGGCCAAATTGTGGAGAAGGAAGAGCCCTGCGGGGGGGCCGAGTACGAAGAAGGGGGCACCAAgg GCTccaaagccccccctcccccaccccctgaGGACCCCCACCTCTTTTATGCCGCCTTGA